CACCGACCTCCACCAGGTCCTGGAGGATCACGCGCGCTACTGGGGAGAGCGTGACCTCCGCGCGCTCCATCTCACCGCGCTGGTGCAGGAGTTCGGGTCCACCTGCCTGGTCGCCCGCGCCGACGACGGCATCCGGGGCTACCTCTTCGGGTTCGTCACGCCGGATCACACCGGGTACGTCCACCTGGTGGCGACCCGGGACGATGCACGCGGCACCGGTCTCGGCCGTGACCTGTACGCGGCCTTCATCGAGGCCGCCGCACGGCAGGGTGCGATCCGCCTCAAGGCGATCACCTCGGTCACCAACGAGGGTTCGATCGCCTTCCACCGGACCCTCGGCTTCGACGCGCGCACCGTGGAGGACTATGACGGCCCGGGCGTGCCCCGTGTCGTCTTCACCCGCGAACTGCTCGCCCGCTAGCGCCGCACAGGTCCAACAGGCGCCGCCCGCTCTCCCCGGCGAACCACTCCGCGTGCCCCACGTAGTACTCGTACGCCAGCCGCGTGTTCTCCGCCGACCGCGTCACGCCGTGGAAGTAGCCCAGCTCCGAGAGCGCGAACTCGGCGTGGACCAGGGGGAGTAGAGCCGGGAGCGCCTTCGACTCGGCGGGGCTGAGCGGGCGTACCGACTGATAGCCGTCCAGAAGCGCGAGCGCGTCCGCCTCGCGGACCGGGAAGCCGGGCTGGAGCCACTGGACCGTGTTGCGTTCGATGGCCGTGGCCAGGTCGTGGACTGCTGTCGTGCGGTCGCTCATGCCGAAGTCGAGGGCCGTCGCGACCGAACCGTCCTCGTTCCAGAGGAGGTTGGAGGCATGCCAGTCGTTGTGGGTCCAGAGAGGGGTGAGGTTCCGGAGGTGCGGGGCCAGTTCCTCGTGCAGCGGGAGCAGGGCGCGTCGCGTGTCCTCCCGCCAGGGGAAGTCCGCCAGCCCCTTTGCCAGTTGGGGACGTTCCCCGACGTAGCGTTCCAGCTCCGCCTGCGGATCGGCCGAGGCGAACACCGTGAACGACGCGACCAGCGGCTGCACTTGGCGGCGCGGTGCGTCGAAGCCCTCCGCCGCCAGGTGCAGACGGGCCAGCGCTTCGCCGGCGGCCCGCGCGTGGGCGGGGGAGCGGAACGGGGACCAGGACAGGGCGTCGCGGTAGAGGTCGGTGCCGACTCCGGCCGAGTGAACCTCGTACGTCCACTCGCCGCGCGTCGCCAGGTTCAGCACCTCGACGACCGGGGCGCCGCGCAGCCGCAGGTGTCGTAGGAAGGCGTGTTCCTCGGCCAGGCCCTCTGCCGTGCGGACGGAGACGTGGTGGCGCTTCACGAACAGGCGACGATTGGACCGTTCCACGACGGCCGCCGCCGACAGGGGGCGCGGGCTGCGCCACACCACCCGGGCCGGGCCCACGATGTCCGTGACCTCGGTGTCCGTCAGCGCGGGCCAGTCGGGTTCGACCGGGTCGGTGCCCAGGCCGTGGGCGAGGTGTGAACTCATGGCGTCCGCACCGCCGTTGTGCCGCGCAGGGCGTCCAGGACGCGGCGTTCGGTCGACGCGAAGTCGGGGTCGGTGAAGTCGTCGGCGCCGCGTGGGCGGGCCAGCGGGACCTCGACGCGGTCGACGATGGTGGCCGGGCGCGGGGACAGGACGTGGACCGTGTCCGCGAGGAGGACCGCCTCGCGGATGTCGTGGGTGACCAGGACGACCGTCCAGCGGTGGCGTTGCCACATACCGGCCAGCCACAGCTGCATCTCGGTGCGGGTGAGTGAGTCGAGGGCGCCGAAAGGTTCGTCGAGCAGGAGGACCGGGCGCTCCAGGACCACCGTGCGCAGCAGGGCCGCGCGTTGCCGCATGCCGCCGCTGAGTTGGGACGGGTACGCCTTCTGGAAGCCGTCGAGCCCGAAGTCCACGAACAGCGCGTCGGCCCTTCGCCGTGCCTCCTTCTTCCCAACTCCCTGTGCCTCAAGGCCCAGTGCCGTGTTGTCCAGCACGGTCCGCCACGGGAACAGCAGGTCCTTCTGCGGCATGTACGCCACCTTGCCGGACTCCACGCCGGCCGGTTCGCCCTCCACCAGGACGCGGCCCGACGTGGGGCGGTCCAGGCCGGAGACCAGGTTGAACAGGGTGCTCTTGCCGCTGCCGCTCGGGCCGATCACCGCCGCGAACTCGCCCGGTTCGACAGCGAGTTCGAGGTCGCGCAGGACCTCCAACTGCCCGAAGGACTTGCCGACGCCCTCGATACGCAGACTGCTCATGACGCCTTGTCCTCCTTCAACGCCCGCTCCCACGGCAGGACCAGCCGTTGCAGCAAGTAGGTCGCCCCGAACAGGGCGATGCTCAGCGCGGCCGTCACCGCGACCGCCGCGAACACCAAGTCGGTGCGGAACGCGCTCTTCTGGGCCTGCATATAGATCCCGAGGCCCGCCTCCGCGCCCGCGTACTCGGCGAAGACGGCGCCGACGACGGCGTAGGTGATGCTCACGCGCAGCCCGGCGAAGAAGTACGGCATCGCGCTCGGCACCCGGACGAGGCGGAACGTCCGCCACCTGCCCGCGCCCAGGGAGCGCAGCAGCCGCATCGCCTCGCGGTCGGTCGCCGCGAAGCCCGCCGCGAGGTTCGCGGCGAGCGGGAAGAACGTCGTCAGGGTCACCACCAGCATCTTCGGCAGCAGCCCGAAGCCGAACCAGATGATCAACAGCGGTGCCACGGCGACGATCGGGATGGTCTGCGAGGCGACGAGCAGCGGGTACAGGCCCCGGCGGGCCGCCGAGGAGAAGTCGAGGAGGACGGCGACCAGCCAGGCCGCCGCGAACGACAGCGCGAAGCCGAGCAGCGTCTCCTGGAGGGTGGGGAGTGTCTGGTCCCACAGGTCCTGGCGGTTCAACCAGCCCTGCTCCACGACCCGGACGGGAGAGGGGAGCGTGGTCGGATCGACTCCGGCGGCGGTGACGTACAGCTGCCAGCCGCCGAGAAGCACGGTCAGGACGAGGAGCGGCGGCCACAACGACCGCAGGAGCGGCCTCACTTGGCGTCCGGGAGATACGCGTTGGTGAAGAACGTCGACGCCTTCGGGGCGGACGTCAGCTTCTTGCCGTTCGCGTCGACCAGCAGGCCCGCCTTGTACTCGAAGTCCGCGAAGGCCTGCCAGCGCTCCGCGCTCTGTGTGCCGATCGAACCGTCCGTGCCCTTGTAGTACTCCTTGGCCAGCAGCGCCTCGCTCTCCTTCACCAGCTTGGTGTTGGTGAGGACGCTCTTGTTCGCCGAGATCAGCAAGTCGGCTGCCTGGGACGGGTGTTCGGTCGCGTAGCGGTAGCCCTTGTCGACCGCTGCCAGGAACTTCTTCGCGAGCTCCGGGTTCTTCTTCAGGAACTGGTCCGAGGACGCGACGAGGGTCGAGTAGATCGCCGGGAAGCCGTAGTCGGAGAGCTGGAAGTTCTTCAGCGGCTTGCCGCTCAGCTTCGCCTCCAGCCCTTCCCAGGTCGGCATCGGCATCGCGAAGTCCGCCTGGCCCGCGTAAAGCGCCGCGTACGCCGAGGTGTTGAGGGTGACCTGCTTGAAGTCGCCCTTGCCGCCCGCGTTCTGGATCACCTTCTGCAGCAGCGGCTTCTCGTACGGCGCGCCGAAACCGGCGTACGTCTTGCCGTCCAGGTCCTTCGGCGTCGTGATGTCGTCGCGGTCGGCGCGCACCGCGATCGTCACGTCCGTCTTCTGCGTCACCGCGTAGACGGAGGTGATGTCCTGGCCCGCCGCACGCGCGGTGGTCACGCCCTCCTGGTACGAAATCCCGAAGTCCGCCTTGTGGTTGGCGATCAGCGTCTCGGGCGCGGTCGAACCGTACGGCACGATCTTGACGTTGATCCCGGCGGCCTTGAACCAGCCCTTGGCCTGGGCGACGTAGATCCCGGTGTGGTTGGTGTTGGGCGTCCAGTCCAGCGCGAGGGTGACGGTCGTGGTGCCGTCCTTCGCGGCGGCCGTGGAGTCGGCGGAGCAGCCGGTGACGGCGAGGAGCGCGGTCGCGGCTATGGCGGACAGGGCGGTACGGCGATGCATGTCGGGTCCTTCGAGGGGTGGGAGGGCTGGCGGGTCGGTCCGGTCACGGCCGACACAGCGCGCTGCCCACCCGCATGAAGTCGACGGCGAGGCGCCGGGTCAGTGACCGCGCCTGGCAGGCCAGGGCTCTCATGTGGCCACGTCCAGCAGGCCGTTGGTGAAGGAACGCGCCCAGTCCCGGTCGTCCGGGATCGCGCCGTTCTCGGCGAGCCAGTGCGCGTACGGGCCCATCCGGCCCTCGTCGATCACACCCCAACGGCCGTCCGCGTCCGTCCAGGTGGGTGCGATGAGTGCGAGGGAGCGGGCGATCAGCGGGCGCGGGAAGTACGGGATGACCCGCTCCAGCAACTCCAGGGTGGCGTCCGGCTCTTGGGCGGCGGCCGCGTAGCCGCGTGCCGTGACGGCGAGGAAGTCCCGTACGCGGGAGGGGTGTTGGGTGAGCAGGTCCTCGTTCGTGCCGAGCAGGTAGCTGTGGTAGCGGGGGGCGCCGATCTCGTCGACCGGCCAGGTGATGCGCTGTTCCTCGGGGAGGTCGCCGCGCAGGGCGTCCCAGGACCAGTAGTTGCCGAAGGTCGCGTCCGCCTCGCCCGCCGCGATGTCGTCCACGGTCAGCTCGCGGCTGCCCGCGTCCACGCCGATCACGGCGTCCGGGTCGCCCCCGTCCGCCGCGACCAGGTGGCGCACCATGGCCCGGCCGCGCGGGGTCGGGTTGTAGGCGATGCGGCGGCCGGCCAGGTCACGGGGGCGGGTGATCCCGGTCGACGTCGTGGTCTGGATCGCCTCCAGGCCCCGGTGGTTGATCGCGGCCACGGCGATCAGCGGCTGGCCGTGCTCCGCGCGCCGGGCCAGCAGCCGGTTCGGCGGGAAGATCCCGAAGTCCACCTCGCCCCGGGCCAGGTACTCCAGTGTGTCCCCGCGTCCCGGATCCTGGACCACCAGCTCGACATCCAGACCGGCCTCCTCGTACCAGCGGCGGGCACGGGCGACGTACAGACCGGCTGAATTCGGCCAGGGGTGGAAATAGTCCAGCATGACCCGTATATGCGGCATGGGGGTGCTCCGGGAGGTGCGCAGGCGTGACGGCGCCTGAAGGGAGGAGAAGGGGAGGGTGCGCGGAGGCGGTGGATCAGTGTGTGCGACAACAACAGGAGCGGCGCGCACGGGTGTTGACCACCGGATGCTGAGGCTCGACTGCTGCAGACACGTGAACTCCTACGCGGGCGCTGAGGCGCGAGTGGTGCGGTCGGCGTCCCCATGGGGGCCGGACTCTCGACGAGCCGGTCCCAGACGCCCTCTCAGCCCAACCGGGTAGGGGCTCCCGCGTAGATGGCCGAACGATAACCGCACCACCCGGATTCTGTGCAAGCAGGGTTCGACATGTGAGATGGCTGCGCCCGAGGGGTGAGACGCCCAGCTCGCGGGCGTACGATCGGCCGCCATGACCACCTCCCTGCTGCCCGGCCCGCTGGTCGACGACACCTGGCTCGCCGCGCGTCTCGACGATCCCCGGCTGGTCGTCCTCGACGCCACCACGCTCCTGCCCTCACCTCGCGAGGACGGCGACTACCGCTCCGCGAGCGGGCGCGGGACCTGGGCCGAGCGGCACGTCCCCGGATCGCGACACGCCGACCTGACCGGCGACCTCTCCGACCACGACGCGCCGTACCACTTCGCCGTGCCGTCCCCCGAGTCCCTCGCCGCCGCACTGGCCCGGCTGGGCGTGGGCGAGGGCAGCGAGGTCGTCTCGTACGACAGCGGGGGCGGGATCTGGGCGGCGCGGCTGTGGTGGATGCTGCGGGCCATCGGCGTACCGGCGGCGGTGCTGGACGGCGGTCTCGAAGTGTGGGAGACGGCCGGGCGTCCGCTCGTCTCCGGTGACGACACCGACCCGGTTCCGGCCGTCCGGCCCGTGACACCCGTCGTACGTCCGGATCTGTGGGCCGGTATCGAGGACGTGGCCGCCATCAGCCGCGGCGAGCGCCCCGGCACCCTTGTGTGTGCCCTTCCCACCGGCGGCTACGACGGCTCGGCCCCGACGCGCTACAGCCGCCGCGGCCACATCCCGGCGAGCCGCAGCCTCCCGGGCCGGGGTCTCCTCGACGAGTCCGGACACGTGCTGCCCGCCGAGGAACTCGCGGCGCGGGTCGGCGATGTCCTCGGAGCCGACGACTCACCGGTCGTCCTGTACTGCGGCGGCGGGATCTCGGCGGCGGGTGCCGCGCTCGCGCTCACGCTGCTCGGGCGTACGGACGTGGCGGTGTACGACGGTTCGCTGGAGGAGTGGTCCAAGGACCCCGCGCGGCCGATGGAGTTGGGCAACTAGCGTCCAACTGCCCTGCGCGCCATGTGGGTTGGACATGGCGGCGTGGCCGAGGAAACGTCTCCCTCCCCCGAAGGCGACGTTTCCTCGGCCGCTTCCCCCGGCGCCGGACAGTGGTCCGTCCGTCCGCGTGCGGCTGTACCCGTGCTGTTACCAGCACATCAGCGCGGTGTCCCCCGACCCCCACGTGGAGTACAGGCGCACACGGACGAAGTAGCGGCGGCCCTTGACGAGCCGAACCTTGAGTGTTGCGTTGTGCGGCGTGCCCCCGTCGTCCTGCCCGGCGAGGAAGCGCGGTTCGCCGTCCCGTTCCTCGAAGACCACGACGACCGTGTCGCTGTCCCCGAAGGCACCGACGGCGTACTCGCGCGTCTGCGTCGGTTCGACCGCGAAGTCGGCCTGCTCGCCCGGTCCCAGACGCAACGGCGCCGACCGGAACGGCACCAGCTCGGCCGGCCGGGGAGGGCCGACGGGCGGGTACCAGCGCAGGACGAACTCCTTGTCGGAGGGGGAGAGGCCGCCGTGCGGGCGCAGACCCGCGCGGTACTCCTCCGGCTCCAGGATCAGTCCCGACGCGAACGGGAACTCCATGACCGACTGCGGGTCCCAGACGGAGCCGTTGACCTCGTCCGGGCCGAGCTTGCGCAGGATGTTGACGCGGGTCCTGTCCCGGCTCCAGAAGTTCGGCGGGCCCGCCAGCTCGGCGTAGACGGCCTCGTCGTCCCAGTGGATACCGGCGAACGGGCTCTGGTGCTCGTGCAGCAGCCCCAGGGCGTGCCCGATCTCGTGCAGGGCCGTACCGCGCCGTCCCGGTGCGGTCAGGTCCCAGCCGAAGTTCATGGTGCGGTCGGACAGTCCGACCGTGAGCGCGTCGCGGCCGATCGTCGACCAGGAGCCGTCACCGGGCTGGAACCCGATGCGCAGCTCCGCCTCCGAACGGTCGCCGACCTCGGCGAAGTCGACCCCGATACCCAGGCCCTGCCACTCACGGAAGCACTCGCGTACGACGTCCTGCTGCTCCTTGGCGCCGCCCCACGGCACCCGCCGCATCTCGCCCGTCCCGGGGACCGGGATGACGGAGGTGTCGGTGGCGGCCGTGTTCTCGGGGTCGTCGGCGTCGAAGAAGTAGTAGTGCAGGACCGTGCCGTTGACCCACATGCGGCTTCCGCCGATGAGCGCACCGCGTCGCTCGGCGGTCAGTCCCGGTGCGAACTCCGGGGCCGACTGCTGCGCGAGGGAGCAGTAGCGGGTGGTCATGCGACCAGATTGCCGGTGACCGTTCCCGGGCGCCTGAGTCGAGGGCTACTCAAGTCACCCTGTATCAGGGGTGAGTAGGCGGGCTCCTATCTGTGTGACGACTTTCGAACAGGACGCGAAGACCCTGGAACTGCCCTGGCCGTTCACCGGCCGGGAGGACGAACTGGAGCTGATCCGCGGTTCGTTGACGGCCGGGCGGCACGGCATCGTGGTGACCGGTCCGGCCGGCCGGGGCAAGACCCGGCTGGTGACCGAGGCCGTCCGGGGCAGCGACTGTGCCAAGGTCACCGGGACGCCCGAGACCAGCCGGATCCCCTTCGCCGCGTTCGCGCACCTGCTCCCCGAGAGCGTCTCCCTGCACCGCGCGGTCCAACTCCTGTCCGGCGTACGGTTGTTGCTGGTCGACGACGCCCATCTGCTCGACGACTCCTCGGCCGCGCTCGTCCACCAGCTCGCCGTCCACAGCCGGACCCGGCTGGTGGTCGTGGTGGCCGACGGCCATCCGGTACCCGGTGCGGTCTCCCGGCTGTGGACGGGCGAGCTGCTGCCGCGCCTCGCGCTGGAGCCGCTGCCCCGGGAGGAGACGGCCCAGTTGCTGGCGCTGGGCGCCGGGGGCTCGCTGGAACCCCTCACGGTGAACCGCCTGTACGGCCTCTGCCAAGGTGATCTGCGGCTGCTGCGCGACCT
The nucleotide sequence above comes from Streptomyces sp. N50. Encoded proteins:
- a CDS encoding N-acetyltransferase family protein, with amino-acid sequence MDVRIEPADVTDLHQVLEDHARYWGERDLRALHLTALVQEFGSTCLVARADDGIRGYLFGFVTPDHTGYVHLVATRDDARGTGLGRDLYAAFIEAAARQGAIRLKAITSVTNEGSIAFHRTLGFDARTVEDYDGPGVPRVVFTRELLAR
- a CDS encoding phosphotransferase enzyme family protein, which gives rise to MSSHLAHGLGTDPVEPDWPALTDTEVTDIVGPARVVWRSPRPLSAAAVVERSNRRLFVKRHHVSVRTAEGLAEEHAFLRHLRLRGAPVVEVLNLATRGEWTYEVHSAGVGTDLYRDALSWSPFRSPAHARAAGEALARLHLAAEGFDAPRRQVQPLVASFTVFASADPQAELERYVGERPQLAKGLADFPWREDTRRALLPLHEELAPHLRNLTPLWTHNDWHASNLLWNEDGSVATALDFGMSDRTTAVHDLATAIERNTVQWLQPGFPVREADALALLDGYQSVRPLSPAESKALPALLPLVHAEFALSELGYFHGVTRSAENTRLAYEYYVGHAEWFAGESGRRLLDLCGASGRAVRG
- a CDS encoding ABC transporter ATP-binding protein, which gives rise to MSSLRIEGVGKSFGQLEVLRDLELAVEPGEFAAVIGPSGSGKSTLFNLVSGLDRPTSGRVLVEGEPAGVESGKVAYMPQKDLLFPWRTVLDNTALGLEAQGVGKKEARRRADALFVDFGLDGFQKAYPSQLSGGMRQRAALLRTVVLERPVLLLDEPFGALDSLTRTEMQLWLAGMWQRHRWTVVLVTHDIREAVLLADTVHVLSPRPATIVDRVEVPLARPRGADDFTDPDFASTERRVLDALRGTTAVRTP
- a CDS encoding ABC transporter permease, which translates into the protein MRPLLRSLWPPLLVLTVLLGGWQLYVTAAGVDPTTLPSPVRVVEQGWLNRQDLWDQTLPTLQETLLGFALSFAAAWLVAVLLDFSSAARRGLYPLLVASQTIPIVAVAPLLIIWFGFGLLPKMLVVTLTTFFPLAANLAAGFAATDREAMRLLRSLGAGRWRTFRLVRVPSAMPYFFAGLRVSITYAVVGAVFAEYAGAEAGLGIYMQAQKSAFRTDLVFAAVAVTAALSIALFGATYLLQRLVLPWERALKEDKAS
- a CDS encoding ABC transporter substrate-binding protein, which codes for MHRRTALSAIAATALLAVTGCSADSTAAAKDGTTTVTLALDWTPNTNHTGIYVAQAKGWFKAAGINVKIVPYGSTAPETLIANHKADFGISYQEGVTTARAAGQDITSVYAVTQKTDVTIAVRADRDDITTPKDLDGKTYAGFGAPYEKPLLQKVIQNAGGKGDFKQVTLNTSAYAALYAGQADFAMPMPTWEGLEAKLSGKPLKNFQLSDYGFPAIYSTLVASSDQFLKKNPELAKKFLAAVDKGYRYATEHPSQAADLLISANKSVLTNTKLVKESEALLAKEYYKGTDGSIGTQSAERWQAFADFEYKAGLLVDANGKKLTSAPKASTFFTNAYLPDAK
- a CDS encoding ABC transporter substrate-binding protein, yielding MPHIRVMLDYFHPWPNSAGLYVARARRWYEEAGLDVELVVQDPGRGDTLEYLARGEVDFGIFPPNRLLARRAEHGQPLIAVAAINHRGLEAIQTTTSTGITRPRDLAGRRIAYNPTPRGRAMVRHLVAADGGDPDAVIGVDAGSRELTVDDIAAGEADATFGNYWSWDALRGDLPEEQRITWPVDEIGAPRYHSYLLGTNEDLLTQHPSRVRDFLAVTARGYAAAAQEPDATLELLERVIPYFPRPLIARSLALIAPTWTDADGRWGVIDEGRMGPYAHWLAENGAIPDDRDWARSFTNGLLDVAT
- a CDS encoding sulfurtransferase — encoded protein: MTTSLLPGPLVDDTWLAARLDDPRLVVLDATTLLPSPREDGDYRSASGRGTWAERHVPGSRHADLTGDLSDHDAPYHFAVPSPESLAAALARLGVGEGSEVVSYDSGGGIWAARLWWMLRAIGVPAAVLDGGLEVWETAGRPLVSGDDTDPVPAVRPVTPVVRPDLWAGIEDVAAISRGERPGTLVCALPTGGYDGSAPTRYSRRGHIPASRSLPGRGLLDESGHVLPAEELAARVGDVLGADDSPVVLYCGGGISAAGAALALTLLGRTDVAVYDGSLEEWSKDPARPMELGN
- a CDS encoding M12 family metallopeptidase; translation: MTTRYCSLAQQSAPEFAPGLTAERRGALIGGSRMWVNGTVLHYYFFDADDPENTAATDTSVIPVPGTGEMRRVPWGGAKEQQDVVRECFREWQGLGIGVDFAEVGDRSEAELRIGFQPGDGSWSTIGRDALTVGLSDRTMNFGWDLTAPGRRGTALHEIGHALGLLHEHQSPFAGIHWDDEAVYAELAGPPNFWSRDRTRVNILRKLGPDEVNGSVWDPQSVMEFPFASGLILEPEEYRAGLRPHGGLSPSDKEFVLRWYPPVGPPRPAELVPFRSAPLRLGPGEQADFAVEPTQTREYAVGAFGDSDTVVVVFEERDGEPRFLAGQDDGGTPHNATLKVRLVKGRRYFVRVRLYSTWGSGDTALMCW